DNA from Mycobacterium bourgelatii:
CATGATGTTGGGAGCGACGCCGGCCTGGCCCCACGACACCAGCCGGACCAACGGCGTCAGACCGTACTCGGCGGCCTTCTCCGGGGTGGTCACCACGCACATGGATGCCGCGTCGTTCTGTCCGCTCGCGTTGCCGGCGGTGACGGTGGCCTCGGGATCTTGCTTCACCAGAACGGGTTTGAGCTTGCGCAGCGATTCGAGCGTGGTGTCGGCGCGTGGGTGTTCGTCGGTGTCGATGAGTTCTTCGCCGTGGCGGGTGCGCACCGTCACCGGGATGATCTCGTCGGCTAAGAGGCCGTCTTTTTGCGCCGCCACCGCGCGCTGGTGGGAGCGCACCGCGAGCTCGTCCTGCTCCTGACGGGAAATGCCGTACTGACGGCGTAGGTTTTCGGCGGTTTCCAGCATGCCGCCGGGTACCGGGTAGTGGCGACCCCCGGCGGTGGTGCGACCGCGCGCCAGGCCGTCGTGCACCTGCACACCCGAACGTGCTCCACCCCAACGCATGTCGGTGGAGTAAAAGGCGACGTTGCTCATGCTTTCGCAGCCGCCGGCGATCACGAGATCGTTGTCGCCGGATGCGACCTGCAGGGACGCCTGAATGACAGCCTGCAGGCCAGAGCCGCAGCGCCGGTCGACCTGCATGCCGGGGACGGTCACCGGCAGACCGGCATCCAACGCAACCACCCGGCCGATCGCCGGCGCATCGCTGTTCGGATAGCAGTGACCCAGGATCACATCCTGCACCGCGTCCGGCGCCAGCCCGGTGCGCTCCAG
Protein-coding regions in this window:
- a CDS encoding acetyl-CoA C-acetyltransferase encodes the protein MTSSARTSARREAVICEPVRTPIGRYGGMFKSLSAVDLGVTALKGLLERTGLAPDAVQDVILGHCYPNSDAPAIGRVVALDAGLPVTVPGMQVDRRCGSGLQAVIQASLQVASGDNDLVIAGGCESMSNVAFYSTDMRWGGARSGVQVHDGLARGRTTAGGRHYPVPGGMLETAENLRRQYGISRQEQDELAVRSHQRAVAAQKDGLLADEIIPVTVRTRHGEELIDTDEHPRADTTLESLRKLKPVLVKQDPEATVTAGNASGQNDAASMCVVTTPEKAAEYGLTPLVRLVSWGQAGVAPNIMGIGPVPATEVALAKAGLQLSDIDLIELNEAFAAQALAVMREWNFGAADHDRTNVLGSGISLGHPVGATGGRMLATLARELNRRQARYGLETMCIGGGQGLAAVFERVGSA